A DNA window from Hordeum vulgare subsp. vulgare chromosome 1H, MorexV3_pseudomolecules_assembly, whole genome shotgun sequence contains the following coding sequences:
- the LOC123431075 gene encoding exportin-4 isoform X2 — protein sequence MQGFPGGVPDPQQLQATMLAIEQACSLIQVHMNPAEAEKVLSSLHSSLMPYQACRFILETSLMPNARFQAAGAIGDAAIREWGILTDDNKRSLILYCLNYVMEHAGSPDGYVQSKVSAVAARLLKRGWLEFPDQEKGAIFFEVEQSIRGMHGPNRQFAGINFLETLVSEFSPSTASSMGLPKEFHDQCQLSLEVKFLKDFYGWAQAAVFNTADKVLNSNVTIPEEKACSAALRLMLQILSWSFKPTLEHENLDAKIKSGLRSDAINLRKFERSLVKPGSSWTDILISSAHTTWVLNFYTTLRQKYSYDTLWGDSPIAVSCRQLIVQLCSLAGAVFPNDNGDAQIEHFMHILSAVILWIEPPNVIAESIRNGGSESEFIDGCHVLLSVASLTSSSLFDNLLKSIRQYGTVNLLSALTSEAVKSVLDNQNEEETWGSDALDILLETWNVILGEACADKSPMSADGALAASSLFKIIVESHLKAAADSAFEDSDDAEYFHVSVSKRDEQLALYALIARAAADTTIPFLEQLFSERFARLSQRDVENDPTRTLEELYWLLLITSHVLTDSGEGETLLIPEALQAGFTNVVEVAQHPVVTLSWSIINFSRQCLDPGIRGRYFSPRLMEAVIWFLARWVATYLVPLDVSREIDSVGNHGSQHSRKLLNSFAWDNNQGELVLDFVVLMSMVALTTYQGEIELQTLTCQKLLASVVRRKHTCAYVVQLDSWRDLTRAFASGRSLFSLSGRLQRSLAETLACAASCIKDPEASVQYLRDLMGPVAGCLVENASRSDLKSVAHQPDVIYMVCCLLERLRGAARATQPRTQKVLFEMGHTVMNSLLTLLEVYKNQSEVIYMILKFVVDFIDGQAVFLDGKETSVLMSFCLRLLQIYSSHNIGKVMLSLSSTLRSESQSEKYKDLRALLRLLTNICSKDLVGFLSDSNIEGSPDIAEVIYVGLDIVTPLISLDLLKYPKLSRDYFVLMSHLLEVYPEKVAHLNRDAFGRITGSLEFGLRNQDGDVVERCLAAVNALASYHFKERLGGRGGLGSQVMESEGSNGKLQESITSHFLRLLLQLLLFEDFRMELAGSAADALLPLLFCEQELYQRLVHELLEKEQNPTVKSRLSLAFHNLTSSNNLSSTLDRPNRQKFRKNLRVFLGEVSGFMQIK from the exons ATGCAGGGCTTCCCGGGCGGCGTCCCCGATCCGCAGCAGCTCCAGGCCACCATGCTCGCCATCGAGCAGGCCTGCTCCCTCATCCAG GTGCACATGAATCCGGCTGAAGCGGAAAAAGTTCTGAGTTCACTCCATTCATCTCTGATGCCTTATCAAGCATGCAGATTTATTCTTG AGACATCCCTAATGCCAAATGCAAGATTCCAAGCTGCTGGAGCAATTGGTGATGCTGCAATAAGGGAGTGGGGAATTTTAACAGATGACAACAAAAGAAGCTTAATACT ATATTGTTTGAACTACGTTATGGAGCATGCAGGTTCCCCTGATGGCTACGTGCAATCAAAAGTTTCTGCTGTGGCAGCTAGGTTACTAAAAAGAGGCTG GCTTGAGTTTCCGGACCAAGAAAAAGGTGCTATCTTCTTTGAG GTTGAACAGTCCATCCGGGGCATGCATGGGCCTAATAGACAGTTTGCTGGGATCAACTTCTTAGAAACCTTG GTTTCAGAGTTTTCCCCTTCAACTGCTTCTTCTATGGGCCTGCCTAAGGAGTTCCATGACCAATGCCAATTGTCACTTGAAGTGAAGTTTCTGAAG GACTTCTATGGCTGGGCACAAGCTGCTGTATTCAACACCGCAGACAAAGTCTTGAATTCAAATGTAACTATACCCGAGGAGAAAGCATGTTCGGCGGCATTGCGCCTCATGCTTCAAATTTTAAGCTGGAGCTTCAAGCCAACTTTGGAACATGAGAATTTAGATGCCAAAATAAAATCTGGTTTGAGGAGCGATGCCATAAATCTGAGGAAATTCGAACGTTCATTGGTGAAG CCAGGGTCTTCGTGGACTGATATTCTTATATCAAGTGCACATACTACATGGGTTTTGAACTTCTATACTACCCTGCGCCAGAAGTACTCATATGACACACTATGGGGTGACTCTCCTATTGCTGTCTCTTGCAGACAGCTCATAGTGCAATTATGCTCCTTGGCAGGCGCTGTTTTTCCTAATG ATAATGGAGATGCACAAATTGAACACTTTATGCACATACTATCCGCTGTTATCTTGTGGATTGAACCTCCAAATGTCATTGCGGAATCAATTCGAAATGGAGGAAGTGAAAG TGAGTTCATAGATGGTTGCCATGTCCTGCTTTCAGTGGCATCTTTGACTAGTAGCTCACTTTTTGACAACCTCCTGAAATCGATAAG GCAATATGGCACAGTTAACCTGCTTTCTGCTTTGACATCTGAAGCTGTCAAGTCTGTTCTGGATAACCAGAATGAAGAAGAAACCTGGGGTTCAGATGCTCTAGATATATTGTTAGAAACATGGAATGTTATTCTGGGG GAAGCTTGTGCTGATAAAAGTCCTATGTCAGCTGACGGAGCACTTGCAGCTTCAAGTTTGTTTAAGATAATTGTGGAGTCACATTTGAAGG CTGCTGCTGATTCTGCATTTGAGGATAGTGATGATGCTGAATACTTTCATGTTTCTGTTTCAA AGCGTGATGAGCAGTTGGCCTTGTACGCTCTGATTGCACGAGCAGCTGCTGACACCACCATACCCTTTCTTGAGCAACTATTTTCTGAGCGATTTGCACGGCTAAGTCAG AGAGATGTCGAAAATGATCCCACTCGAACATTGGAGGAGCTGTATTGGCTGTTGCTGATTACCAGTCATGTCCTAACTGACTCAGGCGAAGGAGAAACACTGCTT ATTCCTGAAGCTTTGCAGGCTGGATTCACCAATGTAGTTGAAGTAGCTCAACATCCTGTAGTTACATTGTCATG GTCTATAATAAATTTTTCAAGGCAATGTCTAGACCCAGGAATTAGAGGGAGGTACTTCAGTCCCCGGCTCATGGAG GCGGTGATTTGGTTCCTGGCCAGATGGGTTGCGACCTATTTAGTACCTCTTGATGTGAGTAGAGAAATTGACAGTGTGGGTAACCATGGATCCCAACATTCTAGAAAACTGCTAAACAGTTTTGCGTGGGACAATAACCAAGGGGAGCTTGTTCTTGATTTTGTTGTTCTCATGTCAATGGTGGCACTTACGACATATCAGGGCGAAATTGAGCTGCAG ACACTTACATGCCAAAAACTGCTTGCCTCAGTTGTTCGACGGAAACACACATGTGCTTATGTTGTTCAGTTG GATTCATGGCGTGACCTTACAAGGGCTTTTGCAAGTGGGCGTTCTTTATTTTCATTGAGTGGACGTTTACAG AGATCTCTAGCAGAAACACTTGCATGTGCAGCTTCCTGCATCAAAGATCCCGAAGCATCTGTGCA GTATTTGAGAGACCTCATGGGACCAGTTGCAGGATGCCTAGTAGAAAATGCTAGTAGGAGTGATCTTAAATCTGTTGCACATCAACCAGATGTTATCTACATG GTCTGTTGCCTGTTGGAACGGCTAAGAGGAGCTGCTAGAGCTACTCAGCCTCGCACTCAAAAGGTTTTGTTTGAGATGGGTCATACTGTGATGAACTCACTCTTGACTCTTCTGGAGGTGTACAAAAATCAG TCTGAAGTCATATACATGATACTCAAGTTCGTGGTTGACTTCATTGATGGTCAAGCTGTATTCCTGGATGGTAAGGAGACATCAGTTTTGATGAGCTTTTGCTTACGTCTGCTCCAGATATACTCCTCTCATAATATTGGAAAG GTAATGCTCTCGCTTTCTTCAACTCTGCGAAGTGAATCACAATCCGAAAAGTACAAGGATCTGCGTGCTTTGCTTCGGCTTTTAACAAATATATGCTCAAAGGATTTG GTGGGTTTCTTATCTGATAGCAACATTGAAGGCTCCCCAGATATTGCAGAG GTCATTTATGTTGGTCTTGATATTGTGACTCCCTTGATATCTTTGGATCTTCTCAAGTACCCTAAACTCAGTCGTGAT TATTTTGTACTTATGTCGCACTTGTTGGAAGTGTACCCTGAGAAGGTTGCTCACTTAAACAGGGATGCTTTTGGAAGAATTACTGGTAGTCTTGAATTTGGTCTGCGTAATCAG GATGGCGATGTTGTTGAGAGGTGTCTCGCAGCAGTAAATGCCCTTGCCTCGTACCATTTCAAAGAAAGACTTGGAGGCAGAGGAGGACTTGGCTCGCAGGTTATGGAATCTGAAGGATCGAATGGCAAACTTCAGGAAAGCATAACAAGTCACTTCTTGAGGCTTCTCCTGCAACTACTTCTGTTTGAAGATTTTAG AATGGAACTAGCAGGTTCTGCTGCAGATGCTTTGCTTCCTTTGCTTTTCTGTGAACAGGAGTTATATCAG AGACTGGTCCATGAGTTGCTTGAGAAAGAGCAGAATCCGACTGTGAAATCAAGGCTGTCACTTGCTTTCCATAACCTGACAAGTTCTAACAATCTCTCAAGCACGCTTGACCGGCCAAACAGGCAGAAATTCCGGAAAAATCTCCGTGTTTTCTTAGGCGAGGTCTCGGGCTTCATGCAGATAAAGTAG
- the LOC123431075 gene encoding exportin-4 isoform X5 has translation MQGFPGGVPDPQQLQATMLAIEQACSLIQVHMNPAEAEKVLSSLHSSLMPYQACRFILETSLMPNARFQAAGAIGDAAIREWGILTDDNKRSLILYCLNYVMEHAGSPDGYVQSKVSAVAARLLKRGWLEFPDQEKGAIFFEVEQSIRGMHGPNRQFAGINFLETLVSEFSPSTASSMGLPKEFHDQCQLSLEVKFLKDFYGWAQAAVFNTADKVLNSNVTIPEEKACSAALRLMLQILSWSFKPTLEHENLDAKIKSGLRSDAINLRKFERSLVKGLRGLIFLYQVHILHGF, from the exons ATGCAGGGCTTCCCGGGCGGCGTCCCCGATCCGCAGCAGCTCCAGGCCACCATGCTCGCCATCGAGCAGGCCTGCTCCCTCATCCAG GTGCACATGAATCCGGCTGAAGCGGAAAAAGTTCTGAGTTCACTCCATTCATCTCTGATGCCTTATCAAGCATGCAGATTTATTCTTG AGACATCCCTAATGCCAAATGCAAGATTCCAAGCTGCTGGAGCAATTGGTGATGCTGCAATAAGGGAGTGGGGAATTTTAACAGATGACAACAAAAGAAGCTTAATACT ATATTGTTTGAACTACGTTATGGAGCATGCAGGTTCCCCTGATGGCTACGTGCAATCAAAAGTTTCTGCTGTGGCAGCTAGGTTACTAAAAAGAGGCTG GCTTGAGTTTCCGGACCAAGAAAAAGGTGCTATCTTCTTTGAG GTTGAACAGTCCATCCGGGGCATGCATGGGCCTAATAGACAGTTTGCTGGGATCAACTTCTTAGAAACCTTG GTTTCAGAGTTTTCCCCTTCAACTGCTTCTTCTATGGGCCTGCCTAAGGAGTTCCATGACCAATGCCAATTGTCACTTGAAGTGAAGTTTCTGAAG GACTTCTATGGCTGGGCACAAGCTGCTGTATTCAACACCGCAGACAAAGTCTTGAATTCAAATGTAACTATACCCGAGGAGAAAGCATGTTCGGCGGCATTGCGCCTCATGCTTCAAATTTTAAGCTGGAGCTTCAAGCCAACTTTGGAACATGAGAATTTAGATGCCAAAATAAAATCTGGTTTGAGGAGCGATGCCATAAATCTGAGGAAATTCGAACGTTCATTGGTGAAG GGTCTTCGTGGACTGATATTCTTATATCAAGTGCACATACTACATGGGTTTTGA